Proteins from a single region of Natrialbaceae archaeon AArc-T1-2:
- a CDS encoding DEAD/DEAH box helicase has product MKSIKEVSEELENDLQQYIESRYHLHHPRLLKERRALMDEGETATEPWVEATPTYVSGEPLRELGLPSEVVDLLKDLESDDLNIFDPPYKHQADALQSFFNEEDDLIVSTGTGSGKTEIFLYSILGQLAQEAARGETADQRGIRTLVLYPMNALVADQLSRMRLLFGDKDGADTLEDYMGRRVQFGMYTSRTPYHGEYDKSKNDNLVKPVINRYLKLEEEQPDLYEQLKEKGRIPAKDLEGFRNKNKKKETHFRTQPGDTELFTRQEMHTRDGSNPHGGTPDLLITNYSMLEYMLLRPIEQPLFEDTREWLAEDEENELNIVLDEAHLYRGAQGAEVALLLSRLLQKLGISRERVRFILTSATMGENVEEAAPDFAAQLTTGDPDDFSVITGEQVEYEGGEPSEKRMAQLLERIGYQLDDPSKIRNVASERGWDPLESDDVESIRSYLADQLVDDPLFRLAHEHLREEPLRLSALAEELFEDIDQDLAREATGNLLYLCTEARQGEDQALLPTRLHMFLKGLPAQYACVNPECSGRRVTEGENLLGRIYSNPHTTCESCGSRVFELISHRTCGAAYLRAYRRSDDDRGPTFLWSDPESSEDLDELHLLVEEPRDDPNPDHEHGRSLAETTTSRNLSIASGHLVDDRHVDDEGATTHIEVQVPTKEPPNEDGAWSWTQCPACGIKERRRPNGDTKVEDLVTKGEEPFAHSVRSMFGIQPTDPLKEEFPNEGRKVLCFSDGRQKAARLARDLQSNVESDSFREVLTDIFGSADGEITMDRLFAEFAVYCAKNNIVFFDDSDQYTNQSGVVYKGSRSHFEDIRGNLSDIVDEYYLESIDDIPEVPAARNALSERPRQYEELLLRSLGDEQYSITGALVGYIAPSEEVFEKIDEAVPEIETDQLKSILIEALRHACEERAFDSNIEARRRSNSYPYQNWIDPDDTGLPHSEIIPEYVVESLDDEVPEEAWYSLRRALMTTEPVLFGASHGNYFVNPKATTIDLRLDDDWYRCEGCRRFSVVSLNDSCPYDGCRGTLSPVSDNDIHLQARKNFLRNPPREVLHGERDPLTLRSEEHSAQLSAKDNSEAFARSEEYELLFQDILVGDSEADQPIDVLSCTTTMEVGIDIGSLTGVAMRTVPPGPENYEQRAGRAGRRGAGLSTIVTFADNSPHESHYFENPEEMITSEGNAPVIYAGNEKIARRHINASLLARFFDPSAVETEAAVFRSLKGTAEFFEGEGDQTLAAFEDWLDEEIFADSSSTLEQLGALLPDALGGGRSSDWEVALVRDAATEFLSELQELEAKTEWEEQSTEDDDLLSVLLDAALLPTFSFPTDVADFVVRENEPGSSQPKNKYQMSRDLKQALSTYVPGREIVVDKKTYESYGVYVKFPDNPKNRVSGEDWGDLDWLNWCDVCKTVFDEHDESLAARDMECPVCEGATVSSLQMYTPEAFAPKVDETGAAEKGSDYNENRAYATQPKYPLTSTSHESENASEMAEEKSIGHSIVGKMNDEQLLVANFGADEDGFEVCTDCGAVSREGPLSNPHARPYPKDLRFVGEYDWDDQCTGSTVTTSFSHRFPSDLTVLQIPLGDEMEFVPSEAWFETPGQSLAEALVMGASRALGIEDDELEGGFRTRSAEHADIDARGVIEVFLFDTTAGGAGFSSRVWEEFDAVCAEARSILESCSCDTACHNCLRRYQNRHLHDSLNRHEGLALLDYAQAGTPPTLRPEKTQSLIKQLERALELKEEDVALRAINDHKWEIKIDGTTMTFGIRSSLRRSRAPTSATYDEDYSDYELSQRLPEVAHSIVDQLQ; this is encoded by the coding sequence ATGAAATCAATCAAAGAAGTCTCGGAAGAGCTCGAGAACGATCTTCAACAGTACATCGAATCACGTTACCACCTCCATCACCCGCGGCTTCTCAAGGAACGTCGTGCCCTGATGGACGAGGGAGAGACAGCCACCGAACCATGGGTCGAGGCAACACCGACCTATGTTTCGGGTGAACCCCTCAGAGAATTGGGCCTGCCGAGCGAAGTTGTCGATTTGTTAAAAGATCTCGAAAGCGACGATCTCAACATCTTCGATCCGCCGTACAAACATCAGGCCGACGCCCTCCAATCGTTCTTCAACGAAGAGGACGATCTCATCGTATCCACCGGAACAGGGTCCGGAAAAACCGAGATTTTCCTCTACTCAATTCTGGGTCAGCTCGCCCAAGAGGCAGCGCGAGGAGAGACAGCTGACCAACGTGGGATACGGACATTAGTTCTCTATCCGATGAACGCCCTCGTCGCGGATCAACTCTCCCGGATGCGCCTACTCTTTGGTGACAAGGACGGGGCAGATACACTTGAGGACTACATGGGCCGGCGTGTACAGTTCGGGATGTACACGAGTCGTACACCCTATCACGGGGAGTACGACAAGAGTAAGAACGATAATCTGGTCAAGCCGGTCATCAATCGGTATCTCAAGTTAGAGGAAGAACAGCCGGACCTCTACGAACAACTCAAAGAAAAAGGCCGTATTCCAGCCAAGGATCTCGAAGGGTTCCGGAACAAGAATAAGAAAAAGGAGACTCACTTCCGTACTCAACCTGGCGACACCGAACTGTTCACGCGTCAGGAGATGCACACCCGCGATGGAAGCAATCCCCATGGCGGGACGCCGGATCTCCTGATCACGAACTATTCAATGCTGGAGTATATGCTACTCCGGCCGATCGAACAACCCCTCTTTGAGGATACCCGTGAATGGCTGGCCGAGGACGAAGAGAACGAGCTGAATATCGTCCTTGACGAAGCTCACCTCTACCGAGGCGCCCAAGGAGCAGAGGTGGCGCTCCTGTTGAGCCGCTTGCTCCAGAAACTCGGGATATCTCGCGAACGTGTGCGCTTCATTCTCACGAGTGCGACGATGGGTGAAAACGTAGAGGAAGCAGCCCCAGACTTTGCGGCCCAGCTCACAACCGGAGATCCGGACGATTTCTCAGTAATCACCGGTGAGCAGGTGGAGTACGAAGGCGGAGAACCGAGCGAGAAACGCATGGCGCAACTCCTAGAGCGAATTGGCTACCAACTCGATGATCCATCGAAGATTCGCAACGTTGCGAGCGAACGAGGCTGGGATCCTCTTGAAAGTGATGACGTAGAATCGATCCGTTCGTACCTTGCTGACCAGTTAGTCGATGACCCACTCTTCAGGTTAGCACACGAACACCTTCGTGAAGAGCCACTGCGCCTATCGGCGCTTGCCGAAGAGTTGTTCGAGGACATCGATCAGGATCTGGCTCGTGAGGCGACGGGCAATCTTCTGTATCTTTGTACCGAGGCCCGCCAGGGAGAGGACCAGGCGTTGCTTCCGACGCGCCTGCATATGTTCCTCAAAGGGCTCCCCGCCCAGTATGCGTGTGTCAATCCTGAATGCAGCGGCCGCCGGGTTACAGAGGGAGAGAACCTCCTCGGGCGCATCTACAGTAATCCGCACACGACCTGTGAGTCCTGTGGCAGTCGTGTCTTCGAACTGATTAGCCACCGCACCTGTGGAGCAGCATATCTGCGCGCGTATCGACGCTCTGACGACGACCGCGGGCCGACGTTCCTGTGGTCAGATCCTGAGAGCAGCGAGGACTTGGACGAACTTCATCTCTTAGTTGAGGAACCTCGGGATGACCCAAATCCAGACCACGAACACGGCCGTTCGCTCGCCGAGACGACGACCTCACGAAACCTCTCGATTGCCTCCGGCCATCTTGTTGATGATCGGCACGTGGACGACGAAGGGGCGACCACTCATATCGAGGTTCAGGTCCCGACTAAAGAGCCGCCGAACGAGGACGGTGCGTGGAGTTGGACTCAATGTCCGGCGTGCGGGATCAAAGAGCGACGCCGTCCGAATGGCGACACGAAGGTCGAAGATCTGGTCACCAAAGGTGAGGAGCCATTCGCGCACAGCGTCCGCTCGATGTTCGGTATCCAGCCGACCGACCCACTCAAAGAGGAGTTCCCCAACGAGGGGCGCAAGGTATTGTGCTTCTCTGACGGTCGACAGAAGGCGGCCCGCTTAGCTCGCGATCTCCAATCGAACGTTGAATCCGACTCGTTCCGCGAGGTTCTAACCGACATTTTTGGATCCGCGGACGGTGAAATCACGATGGATCGGTTGTTCGCCGAGTTCGCAGTCTACTGTGCGAAAAACAACATCGTATTCTTCGACGACAGCGACCAATACACGAATCAGTCGGGCGTCGTGTATAAGGGTTCACGCTCCCACTTCGAAGATATTCGTGGGAACCTGTCCGACATTGTCGATGAGTACTACCTTGAGTCCATCGACGATATTCCGGAGGTGCCAGCCGCACGCAATGCGTTGTCGGAGCGTCCCCGCCAGTATGAGGAACTTCTCCTCCGATCGTTGGGCGATGAACAGTACTCCATCACCGGCGCTCTCGTCGGGTACATTGCGCCGTCCGAGGAGGTATTTGAGAAAATCGATGAAGCCGTCCCTGAAATTGAGACAGACCAACTCAAGAGCATCCTCATCGAGGCGCTTCGTCATGCCTGCGAGGAACGGGCATTTGATTCAAATATTGAAGCCAGACGACGTTCGAACTCCTATCCCTATCAAAATTGGATTGACCCGGACGATACAGGGCTCCCCCACAGCGAAATAATCCCTGAATATGTTGTAGAATCACTCGACGACGAAGTGCCAGAAGAGGCGTGGTATAGTCTGAGACGGGCGTTGATGACGACAGAGCCTGTGTTGTTTGGGGCCTCCCACGGCAATTACTTCGTCAATCCGAAAGCAACGACAATCGATCTCCGACTCGACGACGATTGGTACCGATGCGAAGGATGTCGCCGGTTCTCGGTCGTGTCACTCAATGATTCGTGTCCCTACGATGGGTGTCGCGGAACTCTCAGTCCGGTTAGTGACAATGACATCCATCTCCAGGCACGGAAGAACTTCCTTCGGAACCCGCCACGCGAAGTGCTCCATGGCGAACGGGACCCGCTCACGCTGCGTTCAGAAGAGCACTCTGCACAACTGAGTGCAAAGGACAACTCCGAGGCATTCGCACGCTCCGAAGAGTATGAACTCCTCTTCCAGGACATCCTCGTCGGGGACTCCGAGGCCGATCAGCCGATCGACGTGTTAAGCTGTACGACTACTATGGAAGTCGGGATTGACATCGGGAGCCTCACTGGCGTGGCCATGCGGACGGTCCCGCCAGGACCAGAGAATTATGAGCAACGTGCTGGTCGGGCAGGACGTCGCGGAGCCGGCCTCTCGACGATCGTCACCTTCGCGGACAACTCCCCTCACGAGTCACACTACTTCGAGAATCCTGAAGAGATGATCACGAGCGAGGGTAACGCACCGGTCATCTACGCCGGCAACGAAAAGATCGCCCGACGGCACATCAACGCCTCGCTGCTTGCTCGGTTCTTCGATCCATCGGCCGTCGAGACGGAAGCTGCCGTATTCCGCTCGCTCAAAGGTACAGCCGAGTTCTTTGAAGGAGAAGGCGACCAAACCCTCGCCGCGTTCGAAGACTGGCTGGACGAAGAGATCTTCGCCGATTCGTCGTCGACGCTCGAGCAATTGGGTGCCCTCCTTCCGGATGCACTAGGAGGGGGACGTTCATCCGACTGGGAGGTCGCATTAGTCCGCGACGCCGCTACAGAGTTCCTGAGCGAACTTCAGGAGCTAGAAGCCAAGACAGAATGGGAAGAGCAATCCACGGAGGACGACGATTTACTTTCCGTCCTTCTGGATGCAGCCCTACTTCCGACGTTCTCGTTCCCAACTGATGTGGCCGATTTCGTCGTGCGCGAAAATGAGCCCGGGTCGTCACAGCCGAAGAACAAGTACCAGATGTCTCGGGATCTGAAACAGGCACTCTCAACGTACGTTCCAGGCCGAGAAATCGTCGTTGACAAGAAGACCTACGAGTCCTACGGTGTCTATGTCAAATTCCCAGACAACCCGAAGAACCGAGTATCTGGCGAAGACTGGGGAGACCTCGATTGGTTGAACTGGTGTGATGTCTGTAAGACGGTCTTTGACGAGCATGATGAGAGTCTCGCAGCCAGGGATATGGAGTGTCCTGTCTGTGAGGGAGCGACCGTCAGTTCCCTTCAAATGTACACCCCGGAGGCATTTGCACCGAAAGTCGATGAGACAGGTGCAGCTGAGAAAGGATCAGACTACAACGAGAACCGAGCCTACGCGACACAGCCGAAATACCCGCTGACGTCGACTTCTCACGAGAGTGAGAACGCTAGCGAGATGGCAGAGGAGAAATCTATTGGCCATTCGATAGTGGGGAAGATGAATGACGAACAGCTTCTTGTCGCTAACTTTGGGGCTGATGAGGATGGATTCGAGGTCTGCACCGATTGTGGGGCCGTTAGCCGCGAAGGCCCGCTCTCGAACCCACACGCCCGTCCATACCCCAAGGATCTCCGATTTGTTGGGGAATATGACTGGGATGACCAGTGTACCGGCTCAACAGTCACGACGAGTTTCAGCCACCGCTTCCCCAGTGATTTGACCGTCCTCCAAATCCCGTTAGGTGATGAGATGGAGTTCGTTCCATCCGAAGCATGGTTCGAGACACCAGGGCAGTCGTTAGCTGAAGCATTAGTCATGGGTGCATCTCGTGCGCTGGGTATCGAAGATGACGAACTCGAAGGTGGGTTCCGTACTCGTTCGGCAGAGCACGCCGACATCGACGCACGGGGCGTTATCGAGGTCTTCCTCTTCGACACAACCGCCGGCGGTGCTGGCTTCTCATCGCGTGTCTGGGAGGAATTCGACGCCGTGTGTGCGGAAGCCCGTTCAATCCTCGAGAGCTGCTCATGCGATACGGCGTGTCACAACTGCCTGCGCCGGTATCAGAACCGTCATCTCCACGACTCGTTGAATCGCCACGAAGGCCTGGCCTTGCTCGATTACGCACAGGCGGGAACGCCGCCAACGCTTCGTCCTGAAAAGACACAGAGCCTGATAAAGCAACTCGAACGTGCCTTGGAGTTGAAGGAAGAAGACGTTGCACTCAGGGCGATTAACGACCATAAATGGGAGATCAAGATTGACGGGACGACGATGACATTTGGTATTCGTTCTAGTCTGCGGCGTTCACGTGCCCCGACGTCGGCGACGTACGACGAGGACTACTCAGACTACGAGTTGTCCCAACGGTTGCCAGAGGTGGCTCACTCGATCGTCGACCAACTCCAATAG